The Streptomyces sp. NBC_01268 genome segment GTCTCGCGCCGGAACTCGCCGGTCGTGCCCGGCCACAGGGTGGTGTTGCGGCCGTTGGCGTCGAGGTACCAGCTCTCGCAGCCGCCGGACTTCCACACGGTCCGCTCCATCCGGGCCTGCACCCGCCGGTTCCAGGTGCCGACGGCGGAGGGCCGGGCGGCGAGGGCGGCGCGGCCGCCGAGCACGTCGAGCTGGCGCAGGTAGTCGGCCATGTAGTTCAGCTGGGACTCGATCATGAGGATCATGGAGGAGTTCCCGAGCCCGGTGTTGGGCCCGATGATCGTCATCCAGTTGGGGAAGCCGGCGACGGTCGCGCCGCGCAGCGCCTCCATGCCGCCCTTCCAGTGGTCGGCGAGCGAGCGCCCCTCCGCGCCGACCACGCGCGGGGCGATCGGCATGTCGGTGACGTGGAAGCCGGTGCCGAAGACGATCACGTCGACCTCGGTCTCGGTGCCGTCGGCGGCGACCAGGGTGTTCCCGCGGACCTCCTTGAGCCCGGCGGCGACGACGTCGACGTTGGGCTGCGCGAGGGCCGGGTAGTAGGCGTTGGAGAGCAGGATCCGCTTGCAGCCGATGCGGTACGAGGGGGTCAGCTTGGCCCGCAGCGCCGGGTCCTTGATGGCCTTGGCCATGTTGGCCTTGGCGAGCCGCTCGACCAGGCCCAGTTCGTTGGGGCGCTTGGTGAAGGCGCTGACCTGGAGCTCGCGGATGCCCCAGAGCAGCCCGCGGCGGGCAGCCGTGGTGAACGGCAGCTGCCGGTGCAGCCAGCGCTCGGGGGCGCTGATGGCGCGGTCCGCGCGGGGCATGACCCACGGGGGCGTGCGCTGGAAGAGGGTGAGCCGCCCGACCTTCGGCTGGATCGCCGGGACGATCTGGATGGCGGAGGCACCGGTGCCGACCACGGCGACCCGCTTGCCGGTGAGGTCGTAGTCGTGGTCCCACTGGGCGGAGTGGAAGACCTTGCCGGTGAAGTCGGCGAGTCCGGGGATGTCGGGGATCTTGGGGTCGGAGAGCGGGCCGGTGGCGGAGACGACGACGTCGGCCGAGAAGGTGCCGCGGCTCGTCTCGATCTCCCAGCGCAGCTCGTCCTCGTCCCAGGCCATCCGTGTGACCTCGTGCCCCAGCCGCAGGTGCGGCCGGATCCCGAAGGTGTCGGTGACGTGCTCCAGATACGCGCGGATGTGGCGCTGGCCGGAGAAGGTGCGGGGCCAGTCGGGGTTGGGCGCGAAGGAGAAGGAGTAGAGGTGGGAGGGGACGTCGCAGGCGCAGCCGGGGTAGCTGTTGTCCCGCCAGGTGCCGCCCACGGAGTCGGCCCGCTCCAGGACGACGAAGTCGGTGATCCCCTCGCGGCGCAGCCGGACGGCTGCCCCGAGTCCGCCGAATCCCGATCCGATCACCGCCACCCGTACGTGCTCGTGCTTCGCCATGCCGCCTCCCGTGCGCCCGGCCATGATTACGCCAGCAATCACTGGCACAATCGGGACTGTAGAGCAGCGGCATACCGAGCGGTAGGGGTACGGCCGGGGAAAGTTACCGGCGGTACAACATAGGCTGGCGAGCGTGGCGAAACGATCAGGACAACGGGTGCGAGCACAGGGGCCGGAGGGCCCGGAGGGACTGACGTCGACGACGACGCCCCCCGGAGCGGCGGGGGCCCCGGAGGGCCCGGCACCCGTGGGTCCGGGCGCGGGTCCGGAGCCCGCCGGCCGCGAGTACCGCATGACCGACCTCGCCGAGGCGGCCGGCATCACCGTGCGCACCCTGCGCTTCTACCGCGAGCGCGGGCTGATACCGCCGCCCCGCCGCGAGGGCCGTATCGCCTGGTACGACGAGCGCCACCTGGCCCGCCTGCGGACGATCGCCGCGCTGCTCGACCGGGGCCACACCCTCAACGGGATCGCCGACCTCACGGCCGCCTTCGAGTCCGGGCGCGACGTCGGCGAGGTCCTCGAACTCGGCACCCCCACGGAGGAGGAGCCGGTCCGCCTCACCCCGGAGGAGCTGGCCGACCACTTCGCCGGGGAGGTCACCCCGGAGAACCTGGCGGCCGCGCTGGACCTCGGCTACCTGGCGACGGACGGCGAGGACATCGTCCACGTCAGCCGCCGCCTCCTCGACGTCTCCGCCGCCCTGGTCCGCGAGGGCGTCCCCCTGGCCGCCGTACTGGAGGCGGGCGGGCGGGTCCGCGAGCACGCGGAGGCGCTCGCGGAGCTCTTCACGGAGCTGCTCGGGACGTACACCGCGGACGGCGACCTCCAGCGGCTGCGGCCGCTGGCCAAGAGCGTGGTCGAGGCGGAACTCTCCCTCGCCCTGGACCGCCGCCTGCAGCCCTGAGCCACGGCAGGGGCCGGGGAAACCCGGAGGACCTTCGGGGGCTCGGGGAACCTCGGGGAGCCTCAGAGGACGTTCGGAGGGCCCGGGGGACGCCTACATCTCGTAGACGGCCGTGACGGGCGCGTGGTCACTCCAGCGCTCCTCGTGGGTCGCGGCCCGCTCGACGTACGCCTTGACGGCCCGCCCGGCGAGTCCGGGGGTGGCGACCTGGTAGTCGATCCGCCAGCCGCTGTCGTTGTCGAAGGCGCGCCCGCGGTAGGACCACCAGGAGTAGGGCCCGTCCTGGTCGGGGTGGAGCGCGCGGACGACGTCGACGTACCCTCCGTCGCCCTCCTCGAAGACCCGCCCGAGCCACTCGCGCTCCTCGGGGAGGAAGCCGGCGCTCTTCCGGTTGGCCTTCCAGTTCTTCAGGTCGGCCTCGCGGTGGGCGATGTTCCAGTCGCCGCAGACGACGACCTCACGGCCGTCGGCGGCGGCGCGCTCCCTGAGCTCCTTGAGGTACGGCAGGAACGCGTCCATGAACCGGATCTTCTCG includes the following:
- a CDS encoding MerR family transcriptional regulator, translating into MTDLAEAAGITVRTLRFYRERGLIPPPRREGRIAWYDERHLARLRTIAALLDRGHTLNGIADLTAAFESGRDVGEVLELGTPTEEEPVRLTPEELADHFAGEVTPENLAAALDLGYLATDGEDIVHVSRRLLDVSAALVREGVPLAAVLEAGGRVREHAEALAELFTELLGTYTADGDLQRLRPLAKSVVEAELSLALDRRLQP
- a CDS encoding exodeoxyribonuclease III, which encodes MLTVTTANVNGLRAAAKKGFVEWLAQTSADAVCLQEVRAEEAQLPAEVRAPEGWFTAHAPAAAKGRAGVSLYTRREPDAVRVGFGSSEFDGSGRYIEADLPGVVVASLYLPSGEVGTERQDEKIRFMDAFLPYLKELRERAAADGREVVVCGDWNIAHREADLKNWKANRKSAGFLPEEREWLGRVFEEGDGGYVDVVRALHPDQDGPYSWWSYRGRAFDNDSGWRIDYQVATPGLAGRAVKAYVERAATHEERWSDHAPVTAVYEM
- a CDS encoding flavin-containing monooxygenase, with translation MAKHEHVRVAVIGSGFGGLGAAVRLRREGITDFVVLERADSVGGTWRDNSYPGCACDVPSHLYSFSFAPNPDWPRTFSGQRHIRAYLEHVTDTFGIRPHLRLGHEVTRMAWDEDELRWEIETSRGTFSADVVVSATGPLSDPKIPDIPGLADFTGKVFHSAQWDHDYDLTGKRVAVVGTGASAIQIVPAIQPKVGRLTLFQRTPPWVMPRADRAISAPERWLHRQLPFTTAARRGLLWGIRELQVSAFTKRPNELGLVERLAKANMAKAIKDPALRAKLTPSYRIGCKRILLSNAYYPALAQPNVDVVAAGLKEVRGNTLVAADGTETEVDVIVFGTGFHVTDMPIAPRVVGAEGRSLADHWKGGMEALRGATVAGFPNWMTIIGPNTGLGNSSMILMIESQLNYMADYLRQLDVLGGRAALAARPSAVGTWNRRVQARMERTVWKSGGCESWYLDANGRNTTLWPGTTGEFRRETRGVDLSEYEVLRAAAKPAARRAPRRKETAK